The Brassica napus cultivar Da-Ae chromosome C7, Da-Ae, whole genome shotgun sequence genome has a segment encoding these proteins:
- the LOC111204628 gene encoding uncharacterized protein LOC111204628 isoform X5 — protein MLEMAAKLHISSSFSHKANDSPTSSSSSYSSFLALPQFLCTPFSSGFAQFKLHAKLGGGDGEVKPKEKKKFITKEEEPEQYWQSTGEREGENPMKTPLPYIIIFGL, from the exons ATGTTAGAAATGGCAGCCAAACTCCACATCTCTTCTTCCTTTAGCCACAAGGCCAATGATTCGCCaacttcatcatcttcctcatatTCATCGTTTCTTGCTCTGCCTCAATTCCTCTGTACACCGTTTTCATCAGGCTTTGCACAGTTCAAGCTTCACGCCAAATTAG GTGGAGGAGATGGAGAAGTGAAAcctaaagaaaagaagaagttcATAACCAAAGAGGAAGAACCAGAACA GTATTGGCAAAGCACTGGCGAAAGAGAAGGGGAGAACCCGATGAAGACTCCTCTCCCTTACATAATCATTTTTG GCCTCTAA
- the LOC111204628 gene encoding uncharacterized protein LOC111204628 isoform X4 gives MLEMAAKLHISSSFSHKANDSPTSSSSSYSSFLALPQFLCTPFSSGFAQFKLHAKLGGGDGEVKPKEKKKFITKEEEPEQYWQSTGEREGENPMKTPLPYIIIFGETDEQE, from the exons ATGTTAGAAATGGCAGCCAAACTCCACATCTCTTCTTCCTTTAGCCACAAGGCCAATGATTCGCCaacttcatcatcttcctcatatTCATCGTTTCTTGCTCTGCCTCAATTCCTCTGTACACCGTTTTCATCAGGCTTTGCACAGTTCAAGCTTCACGCCAAATTAG GTGGAGGAGATGGAGAAGTGAAAcctaaagaaaagaagaagttcATAACCAAAGAGGAAGAACCAGAACA GTATTGGCAAAGCACTGGCGAAAGAGAAGGGGAGAACCCGATGAAGACTCCTCTCCCTTACATAATCATTTTTG gtgagaccgacgagcaggagtga
- the LOC111204628 gene encoding uncharacterized protein LOC111204628 isoform X2, giving the protein MLEMAAKLHISSSFSHKANDSPTSSSSSYSSFLALPQFLCTPFSSGFAQFKLHAKLGGGDGEVKPKEKKKFITKEEEPEQYWQSTGEREGENPMKTPLPYIIIFDAAWKKENNMAAFGCIFTNRQGRIHYQTTQAERNVPSPRVAEALALRWVLIAALLQGFSRICFNTDCRLLLAALTSKAPSADLHGIVQDINHFVMTQPQLQRPKNLSCLRSSPKLPHPRNVPASAPPITAQDLESI; this is encoded by the exons ATGTTAGAAATGGCAGCCAAACTCCACATCTCTTCTTCCTTTAGCCACAAGGCCAATGATTCGCCaacttcatcatcttcctcatatTCATCGTTTCTTGCTCTGCCTCAATTCCTCTGTACACCGTTTTCATCAGGCTTTGCACAGTTCAAGCTTCACGCCAAATTAG GTGGAGGAGATGGAGAAGTGAAAcctaaagaaaagaagaagttcATAACCAAAGAGGAAGAACCAGAACA GTATTGGCAAAGCACTGGCGAAAGAGAAGGGGAGAACCCGATGAAGACTCCTCTCCCTTACATAATCATTTTTG ACGCAGCTTGGAAGAAGGAGAACAACATGGCAGCCTTCGGTTGCATATTCACCAATAGACAGGGCCGTATACACTATCAAACGACTCAAGCAGAGAGGAACGTTCCTTCACCGCGGGTGGCGGAAGCTCTAGCACTACGGTGGGTACTCATAGCAGCCCTTTTACAGGGTTTCTCTAGAATCTGTTTCAACACAGATTGTCGATTGCTCTTAGCAGCACTCACCTCGAAAGCTCCTTCGGCTGATCTCCACGGGATCGTCCAAGACATCAATCATTTTGTAATGACCCAACCCCAACTCCAAAGGCCAAAG AATTTGAGCTGCCTGAGATCGTCGCCGAAGCTACCTCACCCACGGAACGTGCCAGCCTCGGCACCACCGATAACCGCCCAAG atttggagtccatttga
- the LOC111204628 gene encoding uncharacterized protein LOC111204628 isoform X3, with product MLEMAAKLHISSSFSHKANDSPTSSSSSYSSFLALPQFLCTPFSSGFAQFKLHAKLGGGDGEVKPKEKKKFITKEEEPEQYWQSTGEREGENPMKTPLPYIIIFGMSTPFVILAIAFANGWIKVPNR from the exons ATGTTAGAAATGGCAGCCAAACTCCACATCTCTTCTTCCTTTAGCCACAAGGCCAATGATTCGCCaacttcatcatcttcctcatatTCATCGTTTCTTGCTCTGCCTCAATTCCTCTGTACACCGTTTTCATCAGGCTTTGCACAGTTCAAGCTTCACGCCAAATTAG GTGGAGGAGATGGAGAAGTGAAAcctaaagaaaagaagaagttcATAACCAAAGAGGAAGAACCAGAACA GTATTGGCAAAGCACTGGCGAAAGAGAAGGGGAGAACCCGATGAAGACTCCTCTCCCTTACATAATCATTTTTGGTATGTCAACTCCATTCGTCATCTTAGCCATTGCTTTTGCCAATGGTTGGATCAAAGTTCCTAATCGCTGA
- the LOC111204628 gene encoding uncharacterized protein LOC111204628 isoform X1 translates to MLEMAAKLHISSSFSHKANDSPTSSSSSYSSFLALPQFLCTPFSSGFAQFKLHAKLGGGDGEVKPKEKKKFITKEEEPEQYWQSTGEREGENPMKTPLPYIIIFDAAWKKENNMAAFGCIFTNRQGRIHYQTTQAERNVPSPRVAEALALRWVLIAALLQGFSRICFNTDCRLLLAALTSKAPSADLHGIVQDINHFVMTQPQLQRPKNLSCLRSSPKLPHPRNVPASAPPITAQGETDEQE, encoded by the exons ATGTTAGAAATGGCAGCCAAACTCCACATCTCTTCTTCCTTTAGCCACAAGGCCAATGATTCGCCaacttcatcatcttcctcatatTCATCGTTTCTTGCTCTGCCTCAATTCCTCTGTACACCGTTTTCATCAGGCTTTGCACAGTTCAAGCTTCACGCCAAATTAG GTGGAGGAGATGGAGAAGTGAAAcctaaagaaaagaagaagttcATAACCAAAGAGGAAGAACCAGAACA GTATTGGCAAAGCACTGGCGAAAGAGAAGGGGAGAACCCGATGAAGACTCCTCTCCCTTACATAATCATTTTTG ACGCAGCTTGGAAGAAGGAGAACAACATGGCAGCCTTCGGTTGCATATTCACCAATAGACAGGGCCGTATACACTATCAAACGACTCAAGCAGAGAGGAACGTTCCTTCACCGCGGGTGGCGGAAGCTCTAGCACTACGGTGGGTACTCATAGCAGCCCTTTTACAGGGTTTCTCTAGAATCTGTTTCAACACAGATTGTCGATTGCTCTTAGCAGCACTCACCTCGAAAGCTCCTTCGGCTGATCTCCACGGGATCGTCCAAGACATCAATCATTTTGTAATGACCCAACCCCAACTCCAAAGGCCAAAG AATTTGAGCTGCCTGAGATCGTCGCCGAAGCTACCTCACCCACGGAACGTGCCAGCCTCGGCACCACCGATAACCGCCCAAG gtgagaccgacgagcaggagtga
- the LOC125590208 gene encoding zinc finger CCCH domain-containing protein 18-like: protein MNFTESMNVVHSRIQQLEPENASKIIGYLLMQDHGDLDMIRLAFCPDSVMHSMINFVKYELAKDPRYNSPPSDHAPTLSFGSFTGSSIQPPSVSVSPPLRTGYWENSTEVDSLHSNVQFLNFEDSMTSTEFSNGFFSRDHQCLPLRTSRRSPSLPEFPVKICHYFNKGYCKHGNNCRYFHGQIIPEREGFSQMFNPNNISDEEHVVSPGSLEKLEGEIIELLKSRRGAPISIASLPVMYYEKYARTLQAEGYLTESQRHGKAGYSLTKLLARLNNTIRLIDRPHGQHSVILAEDVSKFVEYMGERNEHGAILAGSRQIYLTFPAESSFTEHDVSNYFSKFGLVEDVRIPCQQKRMFGFVTFVYTESVKHILAKGNPHFICGARVLVKPYREKSRSSRYLDNNKPLHRMRYGSQYIDRDLEMNTLPPRVSESSRLMRNQFLEEHEQSVSKSLPTNYSYLGFSQDFRITSDAEQEEQVGRLSYLLDYLNTEENVMNITTNYKDTDRRIHCDPLDNQVLNLPESPFSSLSGKEISTVT from the exons ATGAATTTCACAGAATCGATGAACGTTGTGCACAGCAGAATCCAACAACTTGAACCTGAAAATGCATCAAAAATCATCGGTTATCTCTTGATGCAAGACCATGGGGACCTTGACATGATCCGTCTCGCCTTCTGTCCAGATTCTGTGATGCATTCCATGATCAACTTCGTGAAATACGAATTAGCTAAAGATCCTCGTTACAACAGCCCTCCTTCTGATCACGCTCCTACGCTTAGTTTCGGATCATTCACTGGTTCATCTATCCAGCCTCCCTCCGTTTCGGTTTCTCCTCCTCTGAGAACCGGTTATTGGGAGAACTCAACCGAGGTGGATTCGTTGCATAGCAATGTTCAGTTCTTGAACTTTGAGGATTCTATGACGAGCACTGAGTTCTCTAATGGCTTCTTCTCTCGAGATCATCAATGCTTGCCTTTAAGAACAAGCAGGAGATCACCAAGTTTACCCGAGTTTCCAGTAAAAATATGTCATTACTTCAACAAAGGGTACTGCAAACATGGCAACAACTGCCGGTATTTCCACGGGCAGATCATACCGGAGAGAGAGGGTTTCTCTCAGATGTTTAATCCAAACAACATAAGTGATGAAGAACATGTTGTTTCTCCCGGATCACTTGAGAAACTAGAAGGAGAGATCATCGAGCTGCTCAAATCGAGAAGAGGCGCTCCCATTTCCATTGCTTCATTGCCAGTGATGTACTATGAAAAATACGCAAGGACCCTTCAAGCTGAAGGATATCTCACAGAGTCACAAAGACATGGCAAAGCTGGCTATAGCCTCACCAAGCTTCTTGCTCGCTTGAACAACACCATCCGCCTCATCGACAG GCCTCATGGTCAGCATTCGGTTATATTAGCAGAAGATGTATCGAAGTTTGTGGAATACATGGGAGAGAGAAACGAACATGGAGCCATCCTTGCCGGTTCCAGGCAGATTTACTTGACCTTTCCAGCAGAGAGTAGTTTCACTGAACATGATGTCTCAAACTACTTCTCCAAATTCGGACTTGTTGAAGATGTGAGGATTCCTTGTCAACAGAAGAGAATGTTTGGATTTGTAACATTTGTTTACACAGAAAGCGTCAAACACATTCTCGCTAAAGGCAATCCTCATTTCATATGCGGGGCCCGTGTTCTCGTCAAGCCTTACCGGGAAAAATCACGCTCTAGTCGATACCTTGACAACAACAAGCCTCTTCACAGGATGCGGTATGGCTCTCAATACATTGACAGAGACTTGGAGATGAACACAT TACCACCACGAGTTAGCGAGAGCTCAAGACTAATGAGGAATCAGTTTCTTGAGGAACATGAGCAATCAGTTTCGAAGTCTTTACCTACCAATTACTCTTATCTTGGCTTCTCCCAGGACTTCAGGATAACATCAGATG cgGAGCAAGAGGAACAAGTAGGACGGTTGAGCTATCTGTTGGACTATTTGAACACTGAAGAAAATGTCATGAACATAACCACAAACTACAAAGACACTGACCG GAGAATCCATTGTGATCCTTTGGACAACCAAGTCTTGAACCTACCAGAGAGTCCTTTTTCTTCCCTTTCTGGGAAGGAGATTTCGACAGTTACCTAG